One genomic region from Jiangella sp. DSM 45060 encodes:
- a CDS encoding extracellular solute-binding protein — MRHTRLRAVTAATVAAATALTLAACGGASPGDSTDAGTGGTGGAGDAQNGEGGAASAWILTGGGWPVTAASFERWNGEHDDQPIAVEEFENDAYKEKIRTSVGSGEAPTLIMNWTGGTLADYVANDQVVDIGAQTAELTSRVMPSVAQNGVVDGTTYAVPMNDVQPVVLYYNEDLFEQAGIEVPTTWQETLDAVATFQDQGIIPFSLAGQSVWPELMWIQYLTDRIGGPEVFQAVLDGEPDAWSDPAIAEALTKIQELVDAGGFGDAFASAAADQSADAALVHTGRAAMLLQGSWVYATFHTDNPEFATSALGFTTFPEIEGGSGDPANIVGNPANFWSVSASASEEAQQTALDYIGQFVYDDDQLTAMLDAGSVPPVAGLEDQIAQSDDAEYLGFAYGLVQDAPHFQLSWDQALPSDQAQELLTNLSQIFLGEITPQQFVDAMNATL, encoded by the coding sequence ATGAGGCACACCAGACTCCGGGCCGTGACGGCAGCGACGGTCGCCGCCGCCACGGCGCTCACACTCGCGGCCTGCGGGGGCGCGAGCCCCGGCGACTCCACCGACGCCGGCACCGGCGGCACGGGCGGCGCCGGCGACGCTCAGAACGGCGAGGGCGGCGCGGCCAGCGCCTGGATCCTCACCGGCGGCGGCTGGCCCGTCACGGCCGCCTCGTTCGAACGCTGGAACGGCGAGCACGACGACCAGCCGATCGCGGTCGAGGAGTTCGAGAACGACGCGTACAAGGAGAAGATCCGCACGTCCGTCGGCTCCGGCGAGGCGCCGACGCTGATCATGAACTGGACCGGCGGCACACTCGCCGACTACGTCGCGAACGACCAGGTCGTCGACATCGGCGCGCAGACTGCCGAGCTGACCAGCCGGGTCATGCCGTCCGTCGCGCAGAACGGCGTCGTCGACGGCACCACGTACGCGGTCCCGATGAACGACGTCCAGCCGGTCGTCCTGTACTACAACGAGGACCTGTTCGAGCAGGCCGGCATCGAGGTGCCGACGACCTGGCAGGAGACGCTGGACGCGGTCGCCACCTTCCAGGACCAGGGCATCATCCCGTTCTCGCTGGCCGGGCAGAGCGTCTGGCCGGAGCTGATGTGGATCCAGTACCTCACCGACCGCATCGGCGGACCCGAGGTCTTCCAGGCCGTTCTCGACGGCGAGCCGGACGCGTGGTCCGACCCGGCCATCGCCGAGGCGCTGACGAAGATCCAGGAACTGGTCGACGCCGGTGGGTTCGGCGACGCGTTCGCCTCGGCCGCCGCCGACCAGAGCGCCGACGCGGCGCTGGTGCACACCGGCCGCGCCGCCATGCTGCTGCAGGGCAGCTGGGTCTACGCGACCTTCCACACCGACAACCCGGAGTTCGCGACGTCGGCGCTCGGTTTCACCACGTTCCCGGAGATCGAGGGCGGCAGCGGCGATCCGGCGAACATCGTCGGCAACCCGGCCAACTTCTGGTCCGTCTCGGCGTCGGCGAGCGAGGAGGCGCAGCAGACCGCGCTCGACTACATCGGCCAGTTCGTCTACGACGACGACCAGCTCACCGCCATGCTCGACGCCGGGAGCGTACCGCCGGTCGCGGGCCTGGAGGACCAGATCGCGCAGAGCGACGACGCCGAGTACCTGGGCTTCGCCTACGGCCTGGTGCAGGACGCACCGCACTTCCAGCTCTCCTGGGACCAGGCGCTCCCCTCGGACCAGGCGCAGGAGCTGCTGACGAACCTCAGCCAGATCTTCCTCGGCGAGATCACCCCGCAGCAGTTCGTCGACGCGATGAACGCCACGCTCTGA
- a CDS encoding carbohydrate ABC transporter permease, producing the protein MRTLDRSGAVTSRPVTAARKGRTGPPFWLAVPALAFFALFALLPLGGVAVLSFMEWDGLGTPRWAGTEIWLDTLADPATRAALWRTVVFVVVSFLFQAPVALLLGVFTAGRQRYRAAFAVVYFLPLLFSSAAIGITFRSLLDPNFGLSRAFSPGTLTTNWLGDPDLALYAVIFVVGWCFVPFHALLYQAGVRQIPATLYEAATLDGAGRWQQFRYVTLPQLRYTIVTSSTLMLVGSLTYFDLVFVLTGGGPGEATRILPLEMYLTGFRSYRMGPASVIAVLLVAIGLALSLLLSRISGAGRMQSQQAGAA; encoded by the coding sequence ATGCGGACGCTCGACAGGTCCGGTGCGGTCACTTCGCGGCCCGTCACGGCCGCGCGGAAGGGCCGCACCGGGCCACCGTTCTGGCTGGCCGTGCCCGCCCTGGCGTTCTTCGCGCTGTTCGCGCTGCTCCCTCTCGGCGGCGTCGCCGTCCTCTCGTTCATGGAGTGGGACGGCCTGGGCACGCCGCGCTGGGCCGGCACGGAGATCTGGCTGGACACCCTCGCCGACCCCGCGACCCGCGCCGCGCTCTGGCGCACCGTCGTGTTCGTCGTCGTGTCGTTCCTGTTCCAGGCGCCGGTCGCGCTGCTGCTCGGCGTCTTCACGGCCGGCCGGCAGCGCTACCGGGCGGCCTTCGCCGTCGTGTACTTCCTGCCGCTGCTGTTCTCGTCGGCGGCCATCGGCATCACGTTCCGGTCGCTGCTGGACCCCAACTTCGGGCTGTCCCGGGCGTTCTCCCCCGGCACGCTGACGACGAACTGGCTGGGCGACCCGGACCTCGCCCTCTACGCGGTGATCTTCGTGGTCGGGTGGTGCTTCGTGCCGTTCCACGCCCTGCTCTACCAGGCCGGGGTGCGGCAGATCCCGGCGACGCTGTACGAGGCGGCGACGCTGGACGGCGCCGGGCGGTGGCAGCAGTTCCGGTACGTGACGCTGCCGCAGCTGCGCTACACCATCGTGACGTCGTCGACGCTGATGCTGGTCGGCTCGCTGACGTACTTCGACCTGGTGTTCGTGCTGACCGGCGGCGGCCCGGGCGAGGCGACCCGGATCCTGCCGCTGGAGATGTACCTGACCGGGTTCCGCAGCTACCGGATGGGCCCGGCCAGCGTCATCGCCGTGCTGCTGGTCGCGATCGGGCTGGCGTTGTCGCTGCTGCTCAGCCGCATCTCGGGCGCCGGGCGCATGCAGAGCCAGCAGGCCGGCGCCGCATGA
- a CDS encoding carbohydrate ABC transporter permease, giving the protein MSRRIRETPNVLGALGGLVWVVVTIVPVYYLVLTSLRRQQDYYVENPLLPPADPTLDAYRLVLENDFLRYLGNSVVVTVAAVAVILTVSLMASYYVVRAGTPLSRGTLRLALLGLAIPVQATIIPVYYLIVRLGLYDSLVALILPAIAFAVPISVLIIVNFVRDIPAELFESMRADGAGHGRILLALVLPLSRPALLTVGIYQALQVWNGFLFPLILTQSSSVRVLPLSLWAYQGQFAVNVPAVLAAVTLSALPVLAAFVVGRRQLVSGLTAGFGK; this is encoded by the coding sequence ATGAGCCGGCGGATCCGCGAGACCCCGAACGTGCTCGGGGCGCTCGGCGGCCTGGTGTGGGTCGTCGTGACGATCGTGCCGGTCTACTACCTGGTGCTCACCAGCCTGCGCCGGCAGCAGGACTACTACGTCGAGAACCCGCTGCTGCCGCCCGCGGACCCGACGCTGGACGCGTACCGGCTGGTGCTGGAGAACGACTTCCTGCGCTACCTGGGCAACAGCGTCGTCGTCACGGTCGCGGCGGTGGCGGTGATCCTGACGGTGTCGCTGATGGCGTCGTACTACGTGGTGCGCGCCGGGACGCCGCTGTCGCGCGGCACGCTGCGGCTGGCGCTGCTGGGCCTGGCGATCCCGGTGCAGGCCACGATCATCCCGGTGTACTACCTGATCGTCCGGCTCGGGCTGTACGACAGCCTGGTCGCGCTGATCCTGCCGGCCATCGCGTTCGCCGTCCCGATCAGCGTGCTGATCATCGTGAACTTCGTCCGCGACATCCCGGCCGAGCTGTTCGAGTCGATGCGCGCCGACGGCGCCGGGCACGGGCGAATCCTGCTGGCGCTGGTGCTGCCGCTGAGCAGGCCGGCGCTGCTGACCGTCGGCATCTACCAGGCGCTGCAGGTGTGGAACGGGTTCCTGTTCCCGCTGATCCTGACGCAGAGCTCGTCGGTGCGGGTGCTGCCGCTGTCGCTCTGGGCCTACCAGGGCCAGTTCGCCGTCAACGTGCCCGCCGTCCTGGCCGCGGTCACGCTGTCCGCGCTCCCCGTCCTGGCCGCGTTCGTCGTCGGCCGCCGCCAGTTGGTGTCCGGCCTGACCGCCGGCTTCGGTAAGTGA
- a CDS encoding glycoside hydrolase family 3 N-terminal domain-containing protein, translating to MTADTWAGPWHDTRLPLTERVDALLAAMTPEEKAGQLGSYWHRPDDEPGGDVAPMEGDMTGPAAFEAAIEHGLGHLTRVFGTAPVPVADGVADLRARQAAVVRASRFGVPAIAHEECLTGFTAYGATIYPTPLAWGAAFDPELVEEVAAAIGRDLRAVGVDQGLAPVLDVVRDYRWGRVEESIGEDPYLVATVATAYVRGLQSTGLVATLKHFAGYSASRAARNHGPVGVGARELAELLLPPFELAIREGGAGSVMPSYAAVDGVPPTASRALLTTLLRDEWGFGGTVVSDYWAVPFLRRTQRIAADDDGAGALALAAGVDVELPETVGFARLAPGPALDEAARRVLLQKGRLGLLDPGWAPRGDHDADLDSPANRALARRLAERSVVLLANDGTLPLRAAGRGPGRVAVIGTTAVQPRTFLGCYSFPNHVLARYDGDGLGVAVPTLLEALRTELSDAEVPHAAGAAITGDDRSGFAAAVALAAQSDVAIVAVGDLAGMFGSGTSGEGCDAPDLALPGVQAELVTAVLDTGTPVVLVVVSGRPYALGALAPRCAAVVQAFFPGEEGGAAIAGVLSGRVEPSGRLPVAVPRTASGALPTYRAAPLAQRSDGISSLDPAPLYPFGHGLSYTTVEYRDLTLSTASMPADGQVDVTVTVRNAGRRPATEVVQLYLTDHVAQTVRPVRELIGYRRVPLGVGEARRVTFTVHADRTSFPGLDLRRVVEPGTFTLAAGPSSEMLPVAAELEITGDAPRVLAGPRVMTTPARVD from the coding sequence ATGACCGCTGACACCTGGGCCGGTCCCTGGCACGACACCCGGCTCCCGCTCACCGAGCGGGTCGACGCCCTGCTGGCCGCGATGACCCCGGAGGAGAAGGCCGGCCAGCTGGGCAGCTACTGGCACCGCCCGGACGACGAGCCCGGCGGCGACGTCGCGCCGATGGAGGGCGACATGACCGGGCCGGCGGCGTTCGAGGCGGCGATCGAGCACGGCCTCGGCCACCTGACCCGGGTGTTCGGGACGGCGCCGGTCCCGGTCGCGGACGGCGTCGCCGACCTGCGCGCCCGGCAGGCGGCCGTGGTGCGGGCGTCCCGGTTCGGCGTCCCGGCGATCGCGCACGAGGAGTGCCTGACCGGCTTCACCGCCTACGGCGCCACGATCTACCCGACGCCGCTGGCATGGGGCGCCGCGTTCGACCCCGAGCTGGTCGAGGAGGTGGCCGCCGCAATCGGCCGCGACCTGCGCGCGGTCGGCGTCGACCAAGGGCTGGCGCCGGTGCTCGACGTCGTCCGCGACTACCGGTGGGGCCGGGTCGAGGAGTCGATCGGCGAGGACCCCTACCTGGTGGCGACGGTGGCGACGGCGTACGTGCGCGGCCTGCAGTCCACCGGGCTGGTGGCGACGCTGAAGCACTTCGCCGGCTACTCGGCGTCGCGGGCGGCGCGCAACCACGGCCCCGTCGGGGTGGGGGCCCGGGAGCTGGCCGAACTGCTGCTGCCGCCGTTCGAACTGGCGATCCGCGAGGGCGGCGCCGGCTCGGTGATGCCGTCGTACGCGGCCGTCGACGGCGTGCCCCCCACCGCCAGCCGCGCGCTGCTGACGACGCTGCTGCGCGACGAGTGGGGGTTCGGCGGCACCGTCGTGTCGGACTACTGGGCGGTCCCGTTCCTGCGCCGCACCCAGCGCATCGCGGCCGACGACGACGGCGCGGGCGCGCTCGCGCTGGCCGCCGGGGTGGACGTCGAGCTGCCCGAGACCGTCGGCTTCGCCCGGCTGGCTCCCGGCCCCGCGCTGGACGAGGCCGCCCGCCGGGTGCTGCTGCAGAAGGGCCGGCTCGGCCTGCTCGACCCGGGCTGGGCGCCGCGCGGCGACCACGACGCCGACCTCGACTCCCCCGCGAACCGCGCGCTGGCCCGGCGGCTGGCCGAGCGGTCGGTGGTGCTGCTGGCCAACGACGGGACGCTCCCGCTGCGCGCCGCGGGCCGCGGGCCGGGCCGGGTCGCCGTCATCGGCACGACCGCGGTGCAGCCACGCACGTTCCTCGGCTGCTACTCGTTCCCGAACCACGTGCTGGCCAGGTACGACGGCGACGGCCTCGGCGTCGCGGTGCCGACCCTGCTCGAGGCGCTGCGGACGGAGCTCTCCGACGCCGAGGTGCCGCACGCGGCCGGGGCGGCGATCACCGGCGACGACCGGTCCGGGTTCGCGGCCGCGGTGGCGCTCGCGGCGCAGTCCGACGTCGCGATCGTCGCGGTCGGCGACCTCGCCGGGATGTTCGGCAGCGGCACGTCCGGCGAGGGCTGCGACGCGCCGGACCTCGCGCTGCCGGGTGTCCAGGCCGAGCTCGTCACGGCCGTCCTGGACACCGGGACACCGGTCGTGCTGGTGGTGGTGTCCGGGCGGCCGTACGCGCTCGGCGCCCTCGCGCCCCGCTGCGCGGCCGTCGTCCAGGCGTTCTTCCCGGGCGAGGAGGGCGGGGCCGCGATCGCCGGCGTGCTGTCCGGGCGGGTCGAGCCGAGCGGGCGGCTCCCGGTCGCCGTGCCGCGGACGGCGTCGGGCGCGCTGCCGACGTACCGGGCGGCGCCACTGGCCCAGCGCAGCGACGGCATCTCCAGCCTCGACCCGGCGCCGCTGTACCCGTTCGGGCACGGCCTGTCCTACACCACCGTCGAGTACCGGGACCTGACGCTCAGCACGGCGTCGATGCCCGCCGACGGGCAGGTGGATGTCACGGTGACGGTGCGCAACGCCGGCCGCCGCCCCGCCACCGAGGTCGTCCAGCTCTACCTCACCGACCACGTCGCGCAGACCGTACGACCGGTGCGCGAGCTGATCGGCTACCGGCGGGTGCCGCTCGGCGTGGGCGAGGCGCGTCGCGTCACGTTCACCGTGCACGCCGACCGCACCTCGTTCCCCGGCCTGGACCTGCGCCGCGTCGTCGAGCCCGGCACGTTCACGCTGGCCGCGGGCCCGTCCAGCGAGATGCTGCCGGTGGCCGCCGAGCTGGAGATCACCGGTGACGCGCCGCGGGTGCTGGCCGGCCCGCGCGTCATGACGACCCCGGCCCGGGTGGACTGA
- a CDS encoding YkvA family protein, with protein sequence MPGWPQAALVAAGALVLTWLVLVLLAWRLPPGLARDLAGFLPDCVTTARRLRRDPRVPRRARVAVLVAMLWVLSPIDLIPEFLPVIGPLDDVVVVALVLRYAARTVPGEALFEAWPGNPDLLRRILGLGPVSPPGPGSS encoded by the coding sequence ATGCCCGGCTGGCCGCAGGCGGCCCTGGTCGCCGCCGGTGCGCTGGTGCTCACCTGGCTGGTGCTCGTGCTGCTGGCGTGGCGGTTGCCTCCCGGCCTGGCCAGGGACCTCGCCGGCTTCCTGCCCGACTGCGTCACGACGGCGCGCCGGCTGCGCCGCGACCCCCGGGTGCCGCGGCGGGCCAGGGTCGCGGTGCTGGTCGCGATGCTCTGGGTGCTCTCGCCGATCGACCTCATCCCGGAGTTCCTCCCGGTCATCGGCCCCCTCGACGACGTTGTGGTGGTCGCGCTGGTGCTGCGCTACGCCGCCCGCACCGTGCCGGGGGAGGCGCTGTTCGAGGCCTGGCCGGGCAACCCCGACCTGCTCCGCCGCATCCTCGGACTCGGCCCGGTCAGTCCACCCGGGCCGGGGTCGTCATGA
- a CDS encoding MerR family DNA-binding protein, which translates to MTLRSGDLAAAAGVNPQTLRYYERRGLLAAPERTLGGHRTYPDGAVTTVRVIKAAQRLGFTLDEIAELADTGRGHARSDADLRERATAKIAEIEGRIADLVAIRDTLKAAVDAGCHDLRDCAGSPDCPIPFTGLAHDV; encoded by the coding sequence ATGACGCTGCGCAGCGGCGACCTGGCCGCGGCGGCCGGCGTCAACCCGCAGACGTTGCGCTACTACGAGCGCCGCGGGCTGCTCGCGGCGCCGGAGCGCACCCTCGGCGGCCACCGCACGTACCCGGACGGCGCCGTCACCACCGTCCGCGTCATCAAGGCGGCGCAGCGGCTCGGCTTCACGCTGGACGAGATCGCCGAACTGGCCGACACCGGCCGCGGCCATGCCCGTTCCGACGCCGACCTGCGCGAGCGCGCCACGGCGAAGATCGCCGAGATCGAGGGCCGCATCGCCGACCTCGTCGCCATCCGCGACACGCTGAAAGCCGCCGTCGACGCCGGCTGCCACGACCTGCGCGACTGCGCCGGCAGCCCGGACTGCCCGATCCCGTTCACCGGCCTGGCCCACGACGTCTGA
- a CDS encoding MFS transporter, with translation MAGWREVFGVAEFRVLWLAQTQSRVGDQLARVALALLVYERTASAGLTALIYALTLLPPLFTAPLLAGLADRYPRRTVMVAVDVARAAFAGLMAIPGMPLPLLAALVVAMTCLQPLFAAGRTATLPAVLTGDRFAVGMGIMTATDGLAQIAGFTVGGLVVVWAGGPHVALAANAVTFLLSAVLLRWGLRPHRPGGDPARRPSGFALAGVRLVVGDRRLLGLVSLIWLFGLFLAPEALAAPYAEQIGAGAAAVGALMAADVVGSVVGAALVTRVRRAWRDRLTVPLAVATGLPLVATVAGPPLPVTVALWALSGLLATYMVLAQVAFTEELADEVRGRAIGFASAGLQSAQGTGVLLAGGLAELLPPSVAVAACAAAGSLGAVLIWAALLRGRDHPGPAVRRAEERRSHARP, from the coding sequence ATGGCCGGCTGGCGCGAGGTGTTCGGCGTCGCCGAGTTCCGCGTGCTCTGGCTGGCCCAGACCCAGTCGCGCGTCGGCGACCAGCTGGCCCGGGTGGCGCTGGCGCTGCTGGTGTACGAGAGGACCGCATCTGCCGGGCTGACGGCGCTGATCTACGCGCTCACGCTGCTGCCGCCGCTGTTCACGGCGCCGTTGCTGGCCGGGTTGGCGGACCGGTACCCGCGCCGGACGGTGATGGTCGCCGTCGACGTCGCGCGGGCGGCGTTCGCCGGGCTGATGGCGATCCCCGGGATGCCGCTGCCGCTGCTCGCGGCGCTCGTGGTGGCGATGACGTGCCTGCAGCCGCTGTTCGCCGCCGGCCGGACCGCGACCCTGCCGGCCGTGCTGACCGGCGACCGGTTCGCCGTCGGGATGGGCATCATGACGGCGACCGACGGGCTGGCCCAGATCGCCGGTTTCACCGTCGGCGGCCTGGTGGTGGTGTGGGCCGGCGGGCCGCACGTCGCGCTGGCCGCCAACGCCGTCACGTTCCTGCTGTCGGCGGTGCTGCTGCGGTGGGGGCTGCGGCCGCACCGGCCCGGCGGGGACCCCGCGCGGCGGCCGTCCGGGTTCGCGCTGGCCGGCGTGCGTCTGGTGGTCGGTGACCGGCGGCTGCTCGGGCTGGTGTCGCTGATCTGGCTGTTCGGCCTCTTCCTGGCGCCGGAGGCGCTCGCGGCGCCGTACGCGGAGCAGATCGGCGCCGGCGCCGCCGCCGTCGGAGCGCTGATGGCGGCCGACGTCGTGGGCTCGGTGGTCGGCGCCGCCCTGGTGACCCGGGTGCGGCGGGCGTGGCGGGACCGTCTGACGGTGCCGCTGGCCGTCGCGACCGGGCTGCCGCTGGTGGCGACGGTCGCCGGACCGCCGCTGCCGGTGACGGTGGCGCTGTGGGCGCTGTCCGGGCTGCTCGCGACCTACATGGTGCTGGCGCAGGTGGCGTTCACCGAGGAGCTGGCCGACGAGGTGCGCGGGCGCGCCATCGGCTTCGCGTCGGCCGGCCTGCAGTCGGCGCAGGGCACCGGCGTCCTGCTGGCCGGCGGGCTGGCCGAACTGCTGCCGCCGTCGGTGGCCGTCGCCGCGTGCGCGGCCGCCGGTTCGCTGGGCGCGGTGCTGATCTGGGCGGCGCTGCTACGCGGCCGGGACCACCCCGGCCCGGCCGTCCGTCGAGCCGAGGAGAGGAGGAGCCATGCGCGACCGTGA
- a CDS encoding pyridoxamine 5'-phosphate oxidase family protein: MPPSTPAGPDPLDRRTCYALLAGAPIGRLVFTEGALPAIEPVRFHLDGDDVIVGLGPATALPPVDRLGVVAFQADGYDETGRTGWCVVTIGRATADEHGLRIRPEIVRGRRIGPLLAPVPQDTAVGLP; encoded by the coding sequence GTGCCTCCCTCGACCCCGGCCGGACCGGACCCGCTGGACCGGCGCACCTGTTACGCGCTGCTCGCCGGCGCCCCGATCGGCCGTCTGGTCTTCACCGAGGGCGCGCTGCCGGCCATCGAGCCGGTCCGCTTCCACCTCGACGGCGACGACGTGATCGTCGGGCTGGGCCCGGCCACGGCGCTGCCGCCGGTCGACCGCCTCGGCGTGGTCGCGTTCCAGGCCGACGGGTACGACGAGACCGGCCGCACCGGCTGGTGCGTCGTCACGATCGGGCGGGCCACGGCCGACGAGCACGGGCTGCGGATCCGCCCGGAGATCGTCCGCGGCCGCCGGATCGGCCCGCTGCTCGCGCCGGTGCCGCAGGACACCGCCGTCGGCCTGCCGTGA
- a CDS encoding response regulator transcription factor: protein MSTDRVVRVFLLDDHEVVRRGVSALLETEPDIEVVGEAGTAEQAMARIPALEPDVAILDVRLPDGDGVTVCREMRSRLPHLQCLMFTSFADDDALFDAVMAGAAGYVLKQVHGTDLIGAVRALAEGKSLLDPESTARMLARLRDRATRADPLAALTDQERRILDLIGEGLTNRQIGERMFLAEKTIKNYVSNLLAKLDMNRRTQAAALSAQLKAEAKDHPSS, encoded by the coding sequence GTGAGCACCGACCGTGTCGTCCGCGTCTTCCTGCTCGACGACCACGAGGTGGTCCGGCGCGGGGTGTCCGCCCTGCTCGAGACCGAGCCCGACATCGAGGTCGTCGGCGAGGCCGGCACCGCCGAACAGGCCATGGCCCGCATCCCCGCCCTCGAACCCGACGTCGCCATCCTCGACGTCCGCCTCCCCGACGGCGACGGCGTCACCGTCTGCCGCGAGATGCGCTCGCGCCTCCCCCACCTGCAGTGCCTCATGTTCACCTCGTTCGCCGACGACGACGCCCTGTTCGACGCCGTCATGGCCGGCGCCGCCGGGTACGTCCTCAAGCAGGTGCACGGCACCGACCTCATCGGGGCGGTCCGCGCGCTGGCCGAGGGCAAGTCGCTGCTCGACCCCGAGAGCACCGCCCGCATGCTGGCCCGCCTGCGCGACCGTGCCACCCGCGCCGACCCGCTGGCCGCGCTCACCGACCAGGAGCGGCGCATCCTCGACCTCATCGGCGAGGGCCTCACCAACCGCCAGATCGGCGAGCGCATGTTCCTCGCCGAGAAGACCATCAAGAACTACGTCTCCAACCTGCTGGCCAAGCTCGACATGAACCGCCGCACCCAGGCCGCGGCGCTGTCGGCGCAGCTCAAGGCCGAGGCGAAAGACCATCCGAGCAGCTGA